One region of uncultured Methanolobus sp. genomic DNA includes:
- a CDS encoding ribonuclease HI family protein: MDAITFDGSCTPNPGGCMGLGWVVTLQNNSFSILGNDRLEKGASNNALFAEYLALKKGMLEYVKADGQGPLTVMGDSQTVIYQMRGIYPIMDDDIWNIHQDITNIIREYELDIHFRWVPRMQNKQADRLSKTKHKIRIEYPNDREFLIDVRNSPAIGKLRKKIAAMNATPFPTNAMYKRLHVSSGDVLSGKDLFELQKMAGKKATKIVIETFPGKRDKNKYYQAQALCWMLRGLAIDLAIKKVKFDIRNKKNSNKNSNTKQSSLVKAKGKKSQSKKKARTSCRGAKYYLNRQTFAF; this comes from the coding sequence ATGGATGCAATAACCTTCGACGGCTCATGCACACCTAATCCGGGAGGATGCATGGGGTTAGGTTGGGTTGTGACCTTGCAAAACAACTCATTCTCAATACTCGGAAACGACCGCCTTGAGAAAGGGGCCAGCAACAACGCTCTTTTTGCAGAATATCTTGCTCTTAAAAAAGGCATGCTTGAATATGTCAAAGCTGATGGTCAGGGTCCGCTGACAGTAATGGGAGACAGTCAGACGGTGATTTATCAGATGCGTGGTATCTATCCCATAATGGATGATGATATCTGGAACATCCATCAGGATATTACCAACATAATCAGGGAGTATGAGCTTGATATTCATTTCCGCTGGGTTCCACGAATGCAGAACAAGCAGGCTGACAGGCTCTCTAAGACCAAACATAAAATAAGGATAGAATATCCGAATGACCGTGAATTCCTGATTGATGTACGGAATTCTCCTGCTATCGGCAAACTTAGAAAAAAAATCGCTGCAATGAATGCCACTCCTTTTCCGACAAATGCAATGTATAAACGTCTTCATGTATCGTCCGGGGATGTACTTTCAGGCAAAGACCTTTTTGAGCTCCAGAAAATGGCAGGAAAGAAAGCTACAAAAATTGTAATTGAAACATTCCCTGGAAAGCGTGATAAGAACAAATATTATCAAGCGCAGGCTCTTTGCTGGATGCTCAGGGGACTGGCAATTGATCTGGCAATTAAAAAGGTGAAGTTCGATATCCGCAATAAGAAAAATAGTAATAAAAACAGCAATACAAAACAATCAAGTCTGGTAAAAGCTAAGGGTAAGAAATCCCAGTCCAAAAAGAAGGCAAGGACGTCGTGCAGAGGTGCAAAGTATTATCTGAACAGACAAACCTTTGCTTTTTGA
- a CDS encoding IS66 family transposase: MEREEILAVYEAGPEAVIELVTRLLGIIEQQALQIAQLEERVKHLEEMLDKNSCNSSKPPSTDSYARKKPKVKAQRKKSDRSAGGQNGHPGTTLRMNDEPDELVVHHIDKCIKCGGSLVSVSPDYERRQVFDIPLITIKCIEHRCEIKKCPECSHMNKAVFPDGVTQPTQYGHRVRSFAVYLHTNQLLPYQRVVKLFSDILGCRISPATIVNIERNCYDKLEAFESGVRYLLKQSHAINLDETGLRINASRNWLHVAGTKNLTYYFVHKKRGSQAMDSMGILPGYTGVATHDFWKPYYKYDCQHSLCNAHLLRELTGVAENSVQEWPKLMSDLLVCIKHQVDNGLLDTELIQKFSEDYDHITCYGMNEIPPDPESDVQSKKRGRKKQTAAKNLLDRFIRFKEDILRFMYDPDVSFDNNQAERDIRMTKVQQKISGTFRSEQGARNFCRIRGYVSTVNKKSLSVIDSISEIFNGNPLVYLLQN; this comes from the coding sequence ATGGAACGAGAAGAAATACTTGCGGTTTATGAAGCTGGTCCAGAAGCAGTAATAGAACTTGTAACTCGATTACTTGGAATCATCGAACAACAAGCTCTCCAAATTGCACAGCTTGAAGAACGTGTCAAGCATCTGGAAGAAATGCTTGATAAGAATAGTTGCAATAGTAGCAAACCACCTTCTACTGATTCTTATGCACGGAAAAAACCGAAGGTTAAAGCTCAGAGAAAAAAGAGTGATCGATCTGCTGGTGGACAAAATGGTCATCCGGGTACTACACTGAGAATGAATGATGAACCGGATGAACTTGTTGTTCATCATATAGACAAATGCATCAAGTGTGGGGGATCGTTAGTTTCTGTGTCCCCTGATTATGAAAGAAGACAGGTCTTTGACATTCCTCTAATAACCATCAAGTGCATTGAACATCGCTGTGAGATAAAAAAATGTCCTGAATGTTCTCATATGAACAAAGCAGTTTTTCCGGATGGTGTAACTCAGCCAACTCAATATGGTCATCGAGTTAGGTCCTTTGCAGTTTATTTGCACACTAACCAGCTACTTCCCTATCAGCGTGTTGTCAAATTGTTCTCTGATATTTTAGGATGCAGGATCAGTCCTGCTACAATAGTGAACATCGAACGCAATTGCTATGATAAACTTGAAGCATTTGAAAGCGGAGTGAGATATCTCCTGAAGCAATCTCATGCTATCAACCTGGATGAAACAGGTTTAAGAATAAACGCATCCCGTAATTGGCTTCATGTAGCAGGTACTAAGAACCTCACATATTATTTTGTACATAAAAAAAGAGGGTCGCAAGCAATGGACTCCATGGGTATCCTGCCAGGTTATACTGGTGTTGCAACACATGATTTCTGGAAACCGTACTACAAATATGATTGCCAGCATTCATTATGTAATGCACATCTGTTAAGAGAGTTAACCGGAGTTGCTGAAAACAGTGTTCAAGAGTGGCCAAAGCTAATGAGTGATCTGTTGGTGTGCATCAAACACCAGGTAGATAATGGTCTTTTAGATACTGAACTAATTCAAAAGTTCAGTGAGGATTATGATCACATTACCTGTTATGGAATGAACGAAATTCCTCCTGATCCGGAATCAGATGTGCAGTCTAAAAAACGAGGACGTAAGAAGCAAACTGCAGCAAAGAACCTGCTGGATCGGTTCATAAGGTTTAAGGAGGATATCTTGCGGTTTATGTACGACCCGGACGTTTCGTTTGATAACAATCAGGCGGAAAGAGATATCAGAATGACGAAGGTACAGCAGAAGATATCAGGTACTTTCCGTAGTGAACAAGGGGCTAGAAATTTCTGCCGCATTAGAGGATACGTTTCTACTGTGAACAAGAAATCTCTATCGGTTATAGACTCGATTAGTGAAATATTCAATGGGAATCCACTTGTTTATTTATTGCAGAATTGA
- a CDS encoding Fic family protein — MRIPEAPPEFNDPSLQSILPYINNDDVSAATKKYNNRYLYWSEFKHKPIPDFVTHEQLWLLLKLSRDLGSEQLKISDVPGFQLTYYLTPDIQQKLHNFDLNLGGTLESQNIIGKDHQQQYLMNSIMEEAIASSQLEGASTTRQEAKKMLMQERNPKDKSEQMIFNNYKTIKKLSSMKNEKLTIESILDIHSCITENTLDDPDHIGVFRKSDDIYVIDNMTGEIVHTPLKHIHISQVMQDICNFVNKESDDDFIHPIIKASILHFLIGYIHPFVDGNGRTARALFYWYLLSKNYWLIEYMSISRMIKDSPRQYSQAYLYTELDENDVTYFINYQLKTMDQAFKSLKGYISKKIEEKKQLYDLKKIPGINERQSYILKWLLDDPKMTFTIKEIENRLSIVYQTARTDIMGLEELGLLERNKVDKKKMLFYRSNEFNDILQQLT; from the coding sequence ATGAGGATTCCTGAAGCTCCTCCTGAATTTAATGATCCGTCTTTGCAGAGCATTCTGCCTTACATTAATAATGATGACGTAAGCGCAGCTACAAAAAAATACAACAATCGATATCTATATTGGTCTGAATTTAAACACAAACCAATTCCTGATTTTGTCACGCATGAGCAACTATGGTTATTGCTTAAATTGAGCAGGGATTTGGGTTCGGAGCAATTAAAGATCAGTGATGTTCCCGGATTTCAACTTACTTATTATTTAACTCCTGATATTCAGCAAAAACTGCATAATTTTGATTTGAATTTAGGTGGCACTCTTGAAAGCCAGAATATCATTGGAAAAGACCATCAACAGCAGTATTTGATGAATTCGATAATGGAGGAAGCAATAGCGTCGAGTCAATTGGAAGGTGCAAGTACTACCCGGCAGGAAGCAAAAAAAATGCTGATGCAGGAAAGAAATCCAAAAGACAAATCAGAGCAGATGATTTTCAACAACTACAAAACGATCAAAAAATTATCATCGATGAAAAACGAAAAACTGACTATTGAATCTATACTGGATATTCATAGCTGTATAACTGAAAACACTCTGGATGATCCTGATCACATAGGTGTATTTCGCAAATCAGATGACATTTATGTAATTGACAACATGACTGGTGAAATAGTACACACTCCATTGAAGCATATTCATATTTCACAGGTTATGCAGGATATATGTAATTTTGTCAACAAAGAATCCGACGATGATTTCATCCATCCTATAATTAAAGCAAGCATATTGCATTTCTTAATAGGATATATCCATCCTTTTGTTGATGGTAACGGAAGAACAGCAAGGGCATTATTCTACTGGTACTTACTTTCAAAAAACTATTGGTTAATAGAATACATGTCAATATCACGTATGATTAAGGATTCCCCCAGGCAATATTCTCAGGCTTATCTATATACAGAACTTGATGAGAATGACGTAACTTACTTCATAAATTACCAATTGAAAACCATGGATCAGGCATTCAAAAGTTTAAAAGGGTATATCTCAAAGAAAATAGAAGAAAAGAAACAACTGTACGATCTTAAGAAGATACCTGGAATCAATGAAAGACAATCTTACATTTTAAAGTGGTTACTTGATGATCCTAAAATGACCTTTACTATAAAGGAAATAGAAAACAGGTTGTCTATAGTTTATCAGACTGCCAGAACTGATATAATGGGTTTAGAGGAACTGGGTTTGTTGGAAAGAAACAAAGTTGACAAGAAAAAAATGTTATTTTATCGCTCAAACGAGTTTAACGATATACTTCAACAATTAACGTAA
- a CDS encoding tyrosine-type recombinase/integrase produces MSSIYEYEKNLVSIERRIENASYCQENKDLIYKFCNVLFAEGIKLVRVLKYMAQLNILARDYDLDLKNATKDDIYRVVGELERKDLSQWTKYEYKITIKRFFRWMNGGEDPEITKWIKPRAGEKKKLPEELLTEDEIKRMIRAAEHLRDKALVAVLYDSGARISEIGNLRLKHVVFDQYGAVLTVDGKTGMRRVRVIFSAPYLASWIDMHPQKEDPDAFLWINVGQRNHGAHMKYQAFRVLIKRIAERAGIEKRVYNHLFRHSRSTELSQHLTEAQMEEHLGWIHGSKMPRTYIHMSGRQMDDAILKIHGILKKEDLKPELTSVTCPRCEHVNGPTSDFCCKCGMTLTV; encoded by the coding sequence ATGTCTTCAATTTATGAGTATGAGAAAAATCTGGTTTCAATCGAAAGAAGGATTGAAAATGCTAGTTATTGTCAGGAAAATAAGGACCTGATATACAAGTTCTGCAATGTTCTGTTTGCGGAAGGTATCAAGCTTGTGCGTGTTTTGAAGTATATGGCGCAACTCAACATTTTAGCTAGGGACTATGATCTTGACCTGAAGAATGCTACTAAAGATGATATTTACCGCGTGGTTGGTGAGCTGGAGAGAAAGGATCTGAGCCAGTGGACCAAGTACGAATATAAGATTACTATTAAGCGTTTCTTCAGGTGGATGAATGGCGGTGAAGATCCGGAAATTACTAAATGGATCAAACCTCGTGCAGGTGAAAAGAAAAAGTTGCCTGAGGAACTTTTGACAGAAGATGAGATTAAAAGAATGATCCGTGCCGCCGAGCATTTGAGGGATAAGGCGTTAGTTGCTGTTCTTTATGATAGTGGTGCTCGTATCAGTGAAATTGGAAACCTGAGATTAAAGCATGTTGTGTTTGACCAGTACGGTGCAGTTCTGACCGTAGACGGTAAAACAGGAATGCGAAGAGTAAGAGTTATTTTTAGTGCTCCATACCTGGCTTCATGGATAGACATGCACCCACAGAAGGAAGATCCTGATGCATTCTTATGGATCAATGTAGGCCAGAGGAACCACGGAGCACACATGAAATATCAGGCTTTCAGAGTTCTTATCAAGCGGATTGCAGAAAGAGCAGGCATTGAAAAGAGGGTGTATAACCATCTTTTCAGGCATTCAAGGAGTACGGAATTATCCCAGCATCTGACCGAAGCTCAGATGGAGGAACATTTAGGATGGATTCATGGATCCAAAATGCCCAGAACTTACATTCACATGTCAGGTCGTCAGATGGATGATGCTATTTTAAAGATTCATGGAATTCTTAAAAAGGAAGACTTGAAGCCCGAGTTAACTTCTGTGACCTGTCCTCGTTGTGAGCATGTAAATGGTCCTACTTCTGATTTCTGTTGTAAGTGTGGTATGACACTTACTGTCTAG